The Sabethes cyaneus chromosome 3, idSabCyanKW18_F2, whole genome shotgun sequence DNA window CTCGTCGTTTCGTTCAATGGTTGAGTTCGTACCTATGCGGTAGAATCTTACGCGTTAACcttttataaggcagtggcaactatattgccaccaacaaacattttttattttgcttctataattatattgatgtcattatagacgcaaaacaaatatttttcgttggtggcaaaataattgcctcggccttataaagggttaagctCGGCGCATGCATGTCTTCGGAATTTACTAATAATTCAGGAGTTCCGCAgggaagcaacatgggacccctgttattcatgctgtttttcaacgacgtgacCTTGTTACTCGCATCTAGCTGCAAATTGGTGTATGCCGACGACCTTAAATTGTATCTGGTAGTTCGAACCATAGATGATTGCCTCCGTCTGCAGGACATGCTGAATGATTTCGTTGGCTGGTGTCAAAGAAACTGGCTCGTAATCAGTATTGCCAAGTGTGAGGTCATGACGTTTCACCGCATTTTAAAGCCagttttgtttgattatcacgTCGACGGATTGCAACTGAGGAGAGTCGACCGTGTAAGTGATCTCGGGGTTCTCCTTGATGCGAAGCTCACTTTTCACTTACATCATGCCGCATTGATATCAAGAGCCACACGCCAGCTTggttttatctccaaaatcgcCCGCGATTTCAAAGATCCACATTGCCTgaaagctctctattgctctCTAGTTCGTCCAATACTGGAAAACTGCAATTTAGTTTGGTTTCCACATCAGTTGACTTGGAATTTGCGGATTGAGCGTATTCAAAAAAGGTTTGTCCGACTTGCATTACGTGAGCTTCCCTGGCGTGACCCCGTTAACCTGCCACCGTATCCGGATCGCTGCCGTCTACTCGGAATCGACACACTCGAGCGCCGTCGAAAATGGCAACAAGcaatttttattgcaaaactGATCAATGGTAATGTTGATTCACCGACACTTCTGTCTCTCCTGAACTTCCGCGCTTCTCAACGTACTCTCCGTTCAACTGGCTTGCTACAAACCAACTACCACCGAACATCATTTGGTTATCAGGAACCGATTACCGCGTGCATGAGGACCTTCGAAATGGTTGAAcaattgtttaattttaatgagTCAACGCAGAAATTCGTCGCGAAACTAAAAGGatcgaatattttataaagttgacGCACATTTAttaagattttaaaaattcagatGAATGTTCTGtagaaataaataataaataaataaataaataataaatcgaAATGAAGATTGTAATGTTGCAACTTGGTCCGTTCGGCTGGACTTTCCTGAACTTATTTCGCTTACTACGAGGACGCTGGCGTTACACCTACTTAATCCAAGACGTTGTGAACAAAAAACTCATACAAACAAAGTCTACTAACTAATGTACGAAGTTCATGGAAAAAATGTTTTCCCTACACTTTGACGACATCTGTTTGAAGTAGAACTACGAAACTTCTATAGTAGTTCTTTTCAATTTTAGTAGCGTTAGATGTCAAGGTGGACTTCTGCTGAGACTCTATAGGTAAAGCTTCCTGTCcattttctgacagtccagtttgcTGACAGAAGTATGCTGATGATATTACTGAGTTTTGGCACAAACATGGACAAATTGTTGCAGAATTGCCGCAGATTGATACAATTAAAGCAGAGTTTTGATTTCTCCACGAAATTCCGGCGATCACCAGCTATCATTTCTTTGAAACTGGCGCACTGCTATTATAGTGTGAGATTGCTGTCAATTTGAGCAGGAAAGCTGTAGGTTGACGTATTGAGAAAGCATTGAATCGGGTTGGTTTTGTACAACTCCTACAATCACTACTTTCCTTCGTTTACGGTATCATTCCCCTTTTTACTGAAGGATGCACAAGTTCCTAATGCATTGTACTTTCGCTGGAAAGCGCTCTAAAACTACCATCAGAAGGTGAGCCTCACGTTGAAGGTCTCATTGTTGAAGCGGATATGCAACAAACATTATTCGGAAGGAGAGGACATGGCGGAGCACGTTGTCGCCATGAGTCGGCTGCGGATCTGACCCTGGTGACCTGTCAAGCGAAAACTCCTGGACGAAGCCGCGAAACTGTCGGGTTCCGGGACGGATTAGGCGATGAGAATCGAACAGGGTAGGAAGAAAACGCTGACCTGCCACTGCTGCAAGAAAGTAGGCTGCATGCAGAGAGATTTTCGACAATTTGGACGGGGAAACAAAAAGGAAACGAAGCCTGACAAACCGTCCAAGAAAGAGGTCGCAAGCCGAGAATTTTTCACGAAGCTCCACAAAAGCGAAATGAAAAATGTCGCACATGCCGTCGATGGGAAGTGAGCTATCGTCGAATCCAATGCTTCAGCGGCCAGGTTAAGCACGCGGAGATAACCGTGAGCAAGGCGCTCGGCAAACCTACGCTGGCAATGAACCATTTGTCTGTTCGCCGATGGTGCAGAAAAATGCAACGGTTGCTAGGTGATGCGTGGCAATCAAACGGTAACCATAGCAAGACCTCTACTACTTGTACTGCTTGAAGCGACTGAGGGAGGTCATCCTGCTAGCTGGTGAGAGCCATAATAAGGGATGCAAGCATGAGATGCACCCGAAATACGGGCAGAGACCTGAACGCGATTTCAAATGTAGAGACGATTATTCACCGGATTGGAGATCCACAAGTGCGAAGTGAAGGTAACCTGCGTATGTTGGTAAAAGCTACCGTACACCCTTTCCCAAGGAATCGACATTGAGCACCAAAGCGCCTTTGGACCTGGTGCAAACGGACATGTTCAGTCCGGTGTAGATTTCAATACCTCATGACGGAAATCGACTACTATTCGAGATAGGAGATACGTTATTACTGTTGAGAGATAAGTCGGAAGCAGCGgacaaatttcaaaaatatgtctAGGCGGTCAGAACCTAGTTCGATCGTAATCCCAAAGTGGTACGCTCTGATCAACGCAACGATTGGTAGGCTAGATAATGATACTTGTCAACTCTGCGAATTCGAAAGCGAAACCGCAAAGCATCTGCACTGCCAGTGCTGTGCACTAACTCTTCGCAGACTAAGAACCTTCGGTAAAGGAACAATGGAGTCTTCTTAAATCTGATGAAATCATTGACGAAAACTTATCGAAGAACTTTTGTCTTTTAACCCTCTCCATCTTGAAAGGTTCTTTGAAATTTAAATATCGAAGGTAACATTTTTGGCTTAACTGCCGGAACAAAAGTTATTGAAATTCACACAAATTTTTACTGACACGTAAAAGAGATGGTCAATAAAAATGACATGACAGATCTCGCAAGGCTTCTTTTTCTATACCGCAGAGGcgcggacaatgtcctgttataggACCAGTacaaatgcttagatctttctccAGAAAGCTCCAGCATTTTGCGAGTCAAGGAAACATTTGGAGCAACAAATCATTTCCGACTGCCAAGCAGTGAAAGTGTTCCTCGAATTTGAGTCCACTTCGGTACATTCTCATGCTTTTAACTTTATTTTCAATGCAAAAGCAGATAAACCGAAGAAGACAACCCAGGGAAGCTCTTATCGTTTGTTTATAGAAATCATCCCTTAAAAGAATCAAAGCTTCGTGGACCGGAATGCTTAAAATACCTATGACTAGCATACTATCCATTCCATCCCTCTACACTTTAAACATACTAACCAGGAATCCGTCGACAGACGTAGTTTTCGTATATCCGTCGGTTATTCTGGCGGGTTTCCAGCGAACTCAAGCCTCGGGGCCACCTCCGCTCGTGGCAGTTTTCCATCAAATCGTCGAGGATGTGCGGTGGACAACCCGATTCCGAGAGAGCCCGCTTAATCATCAActaaaacagaaacaaaattattattattattaatatgacCGCGCCAAGAAAGGGTAAAGTTCTAAAAACCTGTAGTGCATCGTCCGGTGTGGAAATCATCCCGCCCCACCGGGTGACGCGTGCTCTCGCCAGTCCGTTACACCACCGGGTCACCTCGTCCCGTTCCATCTGATCGGCGATGGCTCGCATCGCGGGATTCGACACGCGCATCGCCCTCATAAAATCCTTCACCAGATTCAGTTCCCGCTTCAGTTCGTTTATCACCAGATTTTGATCGTTGATTTCGTTCTTCAGTTCGCTCATCTTCTGCTGCTGGTTGTGCACGAGCGACCGGAGCTCCCGGAAGCAGTTGTGATCCTTGTACTCGTCCTTCGGAATCACGAACCCGCAGCCCTTCTCGCAGGGCAGCGGACGTTTCGGGTTGTGCTCGCACTCCTCGATGTGAGTGGCCAAAGTGTCCAGCTTGAGGACTAGAGTGCAACCGTACATGGCATTCTCGCAGCTGATGTTCAACCGGGACAGTAGGTTCCGCAGTATCCGGGGCACAGCCCGCAGGTTACTGTTCGTTATTGGGTTCCGATCGACCGGGCAGGTCGGCTGCCGCGAGAGCCACTCTGTGATGCACGCTCGGCAGAATGCGTGCTCGCATGCCACGGCCTAAAAGATGCAGAAACAAAGAGGCGTTTATTTGGATTGCTAGTAGGAGCTTTCTCCTTTCAAACTCACGCGCCGATCGATCCGGAGGTTTGCTTATCGATGCTAGGGAAAATCTTTGTCAGTAGATCCTATCTTTGAAAAAGAACACAACAAATTCTAACCTGAAAATAAACCCGCGTACGGCAGTGCTAACGTGATGAACTGTATCGAAAAACAATTTTCTTTCGGTGTGCCAATTTGCTGATccgaaaagaaatttttttaccgcACAGTGAAATGTTTTGCATTCAACCGGCAAAGCCGGCGGCAATCTTCTTCTACCGCTTCTaacagaaacaaaaaacgcAAAACACGGAATGAACCTAATGCCGTCATTTAACCGCATAACTCAAAGCGGTAAACGAAATCGAAAGTGAGCATTTCCAAAATTGATTAGTCTAATTGGcagttggctggctggcttgcCATATCGGTTGGCGCGAGTGGTACCCCAATCGCCACCGCCAGCACATTAATCGGCCACCGACGGACGGACgtaaattttccactttttcgaTTTCGGTTTGCCATATAACTAGATAGGTAGATAATTGGAATGGAGGAAGTACGGAGAAAATTTGCACACTTGGTTAATCCCGTGCTGTCGTTCGCAGGTCCTGTGCGCATCATCGTCGGTCGGTCCGACCGCATTGACATGCCCAGCCCAGGGACAATTTTGATTTTCAGGCCAACTTCTACTATAAtttcttatttaatttcaagtctataGATTCCAATTTAGAACCAATTCATATTTTTAAGTCCAGCTTTACCAGCTTTTTCCAGCTTTagtgatggtggaaaactccaaagaaaagtcggaaaattaaGCTCTGTCTTGTTCACATGGaacttttttaaaatatttttttccaacTAAACTTTTAGTGATTAAATTTTCAACAACATTTGTTGTTGTCCCCGAATTACTATGACGCAATGGCTGAAAAACTCCgttaaaatattaataaacttttttttagcatattcacagatggattgcCGATTGAACTAGAGGTACTTCGTCTCCTactgctctccagaaaaagaagTAGAAAAGGATAAATGAGACAGAAAGAGAAAAACGCACAAAGGAAAACGATACTGAAACTGGAGAAACTGGATAGGAAAAGAGAAATGAcacgagagaaaaagacgaaaaatagcgccatgaaaaagagaaagaaaaattaaagaaaaacgtGATTGAATGGAAGATAAACCGCacaaaaaaatcgtaaaaaagtggaaaacaagaaaatggcagagaaaaaacgaaaaatcaaacaaaaaccaaagaaactgaacagaaaaatataaagacaaaagaaaaaaatgagaaaaaacaagaaaaaacataaaaaatccaaaaaaataaaggaaaagataaaaaacgtgacaaaaaaggagaaaatatgaGAGCAGACAgcgataaaacggaaaagaaaacagaCGTGACAGAAATAAAAGTAGAGCATGAAAAGAGGAAGCACGGAacagacaaaaaaaattttagagcgaaaaaagacaaaaatcggataaaaaaataacaaaaaagtggAAACGGGGCAATTTCCACaaaacgaaacaggaaaagagaaagaaCGAACCTGAAAGCGAGCAATCAGGAGGAAGCAAGCagacgaaaaacagaaaagaggaaaaacagagctcacaaaaagggcgaaaaactggacaagaagagaaaaggaacaaaGAAAGAGCAAACAGCTGACAGAAGGTAGGATAAGgagagaaaaacaggaaaatcgaGACAGGAAACGGAGGACGcaaacaaaagaaaccaaaagggaaaagaaaaatagtgaGAGAAACAAGACACCAATAGAGGAaatgaggaaaacgggaaaaagagatcagatcgggatataaaaggagatagatgggacaaaaagtggggaagaaaaaataataggaaaaacggaaagctaaaacgaaagagaaaaagacgaaaaacggaatataaaatcggaaaaccggagaggagaggaaaaaaaaggaaaccaaaaacaaaataaacatatAACGTCATATATTTGTCAGATTTCCATTTCTCCATCTCGCAAAGAggtcattttttcttatttcagaCAAAATTTTACATCTACATTGAACAAAACTTGCAAGATGTTTCCGGAGAAACTCCCAATCAATCAAATTGATCGCCAGTTTTTGATCAGAGactttcgaaacaaaaaaagaaaaataaaaaagcacgAAGGAAAACGTGTATAGaaaacggtatagaaaaataagaaaaaacacAAGAGAAAAACAAGTGAAGCTGatacgaaaaaaagaaagaaaaacgtgatagaatggaagggaaaacggaacgtaaaaataaaaaaagtagaTAAGAATAAAACGGAAGGGAAAAGAGGGAACACGGAACAAAAAACGtgaagactggacagaaaaaaatgaagataaaaaataataaagaaatcGAAAAAAGTGAGGTTAAACTagaaagaacagaaaaaaatttcttaGCATGTTTACGGATGGGTTACCGATGGATCTGGAGGTCCGTCTCCTGCTACTctccagaaaaagaaacaaaaagggaaaaatgcgacaaagaaaaaaaagatagcAGGAAGAAAAACGTGACGAAAACAAACCGTAaaggaaaagtgaaaaaaactagagaaaaaagctggcatgaaaaaaaaagaaatgtgtgatagaatgggagggaaaacgggacaaaaatcgaaaaaaaatcgagaaatcgagaaaaaacggggcatctgagaaaggaaaaacgaatcagacgaaaacgaaaaacgtgaaggaaagaagataaaaagagttagaaaaaaacGTAAACTTTAG harbors:
- the LOC128744111 gene encoding E3 ubiquitin-protein ligase NRDP1, with the protein product MGYDLTRFQGDVDEELICPICSGVLEEPLQAVACEHAFCRACITEWLSRQPTCPVDRNPITNSNLRAVPRILRNLLSRLNISCENAMYGCTLVLKLDTLATHIEECEHNPKRPLPCEKGCGFVIPKDEYKDHNCFRELRSLVHNQQQKMSELKNEINDQNLVINELKRELNLVKDFMRAMRVSNPAMRAIADQMERDEVTRWCNGLARARVTRWGGMISTPDDALQLMIKRALSESGCPPHILDDLMENCHERRWPRGLSSLETRQNNRRIYENYVCRRIPGKQAVLVLHCDNTHMSEDVMVEPGLVMIFAHGIE